A window of Pseudochaenichthys georgianus chromosome 11, fPseGeo1.2, whole genome shotgun sequence genomic DNA:
TGTGTGTCCGCCATCACCAGCTTGCAGCAATGCAGCGACAGACGTAGTGTTCCTGATCGACGGCTCTAAGAGCGTGCGTCCTGAGAACTTCGAACTGGTCAAGAAGTGGATCAACCAGATCGTCGACAAACTGGATGTTTCTGAGGCCAAGGCTCACGTTGGACTGGTTCAGTACTCCAGCTCCGTCAGACAGGCACGTGTCTGCATTTGCTATTTTCATGTCACCTCAAAATCTGCCTCCTTCTCTTCTGTATCAATGTCATGTTTTCTCTTTCCTCCCGCAGGAGTTCCCTCTGGGTCGCTTCAACAACAAGAAAGACCTGAAGGACGCTGTGAAGAAGATGGCCTACATGGAGAGGGGAACCATGACAGGCCAGGCCCTCCGTTATCTGACAGACAACAGCTTCAGCGCCGGAGGGGGCGCCCGGCCCGGAGTCGCCAAGGTGGGCATCGTCTTCACTGACGGACGCAGCCAGGACTACATTGGAGATGCCGCCAAGAAGGCCAAGGAGCAGGgtgaggaggagaggatggTTTAATGCCCAATGCATGATTGTAATACAAGACGTTCCAATCTGATGCCTACTTTTATCAAATGAGTTTTCAGCAACTTAAATATGATTGATATGATATGATGTATGAGGTTTCCTGCAATTCCATgtataatatattaaaatgtaataaataattgGGTTTTAGACTGACAAACAAAATTGGAATGGACATTTTCTCACTATTAATCAATTAATCTAGAATTTAGTCCTCAGTTAATAATATAAATAACTCTTAGATGCAGCTCTAGTCAGATGAGGAAAACCTATGTGTTTATGTTTCAGGTTACAAGATGTACGCTGTTGGAGTGGGCAACGCAGTGGAGGATGAGCTGAAAGAGATTGCCTCTGAGCCGACTGGAGAGCACTACTTCTACACTGCCGACTTCAAGGCCATGACCCAGATCGCCAAGAAGCTGCAGATTAACATCTGTCAAGGTCACATATTATGATTAGATACAAACAATAAACATACTTGTGTTATTACAGGTCATTTCACTATAAGTACTGCGACATTAGCTCATAActtgtgctttcttttctacaGAGGAGGACCCTTGTGAATGCGACTCCCTTGTAAAGTTCCAGAAGAAAGTAGAAGACGCCCTGCAGGCactaacaaaaaaatatatcctTTACAACGGCTGACATGGTGTAAGAATAGTTTGGCATTTCAATTTATCATATTTTTCTGTCTGGTTTTTCTTCATTGTTGGCATCCTTGACAAATTATTACTAGACAGCATGTCAAAGAGGATTGCCTTTCTGGAGAACAAAATCGTCTGAGGACCCACATCCCACTCTGCACACtctgcacacacacccacatacacacaaacacacaatttTTACTTCCTGTAAAATACTGAAGAGGATCCCATGTGTGTGAACCCTGACCTCTGCTTGTATCCGAGCTCTCCCACACCATCTCTGCGCCATCCTCTCTCGATCTTACCTCTTCCACCTTTGGGTCTCCTGGGAAACAAAGCGCCGGTTGCCATGGAGACCACGCCTTTTTGTGTGTTCAGAAGGCCATCGTCCATAGCCAGCCTGTGTGTTTGTTAATAAAAAACTTCCCTCATAGGGAAACGGTGACGGTACACTGAAGGGTTTTCTTTGTGGCTGCCAATAATGAATTTCCCCAAAACCCAAAGTCTGTGTCTCATCCTCCGCACTTGTTTGTCTCTTTCCCTGTCTCTCCTCTCAAATCTGAAGGCTTCCACTTTCTTCTCCCCCTCATCTACTATTATATATGgtgtacatatatacatataaacaGGTaaattaatataaatatatgtctgAAAATAAGGGTACACCattgatgtttttttattttcctaaaTAAAGGTGATTCAGGAAGTACATATGATAAATTGTGAAAATATTATATGCACACATGGACAAAAAGCAATTCCTACTTTTAcactgttttattttatttactatgAATATGTGCACACAGAAAAGTTATATGGTCCAACATATGGGCTCTGAGGACCATAAGGGCCTGACAGGTGCTCACAGTAAATGGTAAaccctttttatttattgtcaACAGCAACCTTTACACTTACAACAACTAAATTGTTGTTCTGCCTAAATTCTACATTGAAGTATTATAATTATCCTGCATTTATCCGGACCAAATCAAAGTAGGATTCATACTTGGATTTGTCGGGTTTGTGGTCAACAAAAGGTTTACTCCTGCAGTGAAGCTTTGGTACTAAGGAAGTGCTTCAATAAAAGTAATTCATTGTTTTGCtgacacaaaaataattcagaTAGCCCTTGCTGAATACAAATGTTCTGCATTCTGCTGTATAGAAGAGAGAGCAAGTTTAAGACATTTCTCTGGTATTATGCCCATTTTTTAATACAGTAAGGTTTGGAAATGTTTTCAACTAAATATTTGGTTTGAAAAAAGGATTAAAGATGAATGGAGAATACTAAAGTTGCCATTTTGTAAACTATGATTATGCATAAAACATTACATTATGATATCATTTACAAAGTTCCATTCGTTTTAGCATTACCATTTGGCTTTTAAATGCAGAAGCCTTTAATTGTTTACATAAAGCTTAATAAAACTAGTAAATCAACAAATGAAGTGTATGCCATAATGACCTCACACCAAATGAAAGTAAGTTAAATGATTCAGAAACAAATACTCTATTTTCGAAGTCCTGAAGTTCATTAGTGAAAAGTTGGGCCCAGTGACGTagcggcccctacacacggcggcgtgcgttgccgcttgaacgcttctgcccattctatttgaatggggtgacgtcacgattcgccgaactgcattgtgggagcaaagcgtagcttatctcgcggtgctcgctgcaaaagtagagcaatgttctacttttgccgcctcgaccgaggcgtcagccaattaaatccctcgtatgaaaatctgacagtacaagcactagccaatcaaactgcgtgtatgttgggagagccagacccatagactgtatacatggacgtagtgtccgtgacgtcacccataggattctgcagagttgccgtgaagcccttagtaggcggagtcggccactaacggctcgactgtgacgtcagagtctaatcccgcctgctccaaataagggcaaagaggcggagccgaggcgggacctgctgcctccgaactggtagtaaacagagctagctcaggctaagaagctaagttaacatgaaatacatgcataccaagttactgctaacagtgtcgttcccctatataaacgtcacattcataatcaaatgagacaatctgcaagagaattatctatattttgttattcttaatgcttgtcattcacacgttgagaaaagacggactccaccgcccggacctaacggagccgcagtgggctagctccgggatgccggctggagctagccccctgcggctccgttagctctggcggccaccactgggataattgggtcccctattaacatttgctcccagggcgtcatagccatagactataaaagtcttacccaaggctgaatcataaactaaaatgtatatgtatgcataaagggttacgtccttagctgcctaataagtaacaagctaagctaccaagcacacaaatacCTGCGaacgggttaacatgtataatattatcattttagacttcttggaagttctgttagtacattcaagcgcacagcatgacattttaattgtctggtatttgtaacaatattccctaaaaggcacaatcaccacgaacacggctaaagctaaagggtcaagtacagtactatgactaactaacgttgtagcctctatggttgtagtatagagtggacaagttgctgttagctgacagtgaggcatgcacgtgtccatcaacgtgaccacgccctaatttatgcaaaaacgttaagacctaatataaataaaagggtcgtgttagaaaacaattcactcacagattcataatcatgaaggtggaatctaactatatcgataataatatttattgcatccatgggtagaaacatgtctttttctgctgtaaagttgggcattttaacatgggggtctatggaaattgctcctgtctgcagccagtccctagcggcccatgtatgaactgcagtgtgtggcacttccgtattggcttcccggctgttccccagagtttgccgcttggccagacccagagccatataatatgtgtttttatatgtgttctattatatggctctggccagaccgcagttatttcccatatgtcaaaaaaatggaggagaaaattatcgtggcggtagggaatcacccggtactctatgaccagtccctctttacatacagggatacaaaccggaggagccaggcatggggggaggtggcagagacagtggttgaaactggtaggttttcgcttgtatggggagtttatatccagtgtacttcgtttgaatggacagctagcaagcatagacagtatatttaaccagcatggatgtagcataaatgctttgctttgtatgtccggggcgggacattcatgttgTTGGTCatgttgctcgcgttgactccccaagctcaagacacgcccaccgccaagcggcaacgcacgccgccgtgtgtaggggaaAACAGCTCTCCAACTCCGAACAGCTGAAGGAAACCAGAGAGTGAAACCTGTCATCTGATCCTCATGAAAGCGGACTTTAAACTCACCTCAACTTCTGCCAGTACGAACACAAACAATTGCCTCACAGAGTTTATAATACCAAGGCATCGTTAAGCGCTGCTAAAAGCTTGCAGCATCTGCTAACAGCAGCTAGGCTAGCTTAGCGAGCTAACCGGCATACCGTCTTTACGGTCAGGTAGCCGAGTTATGAGAGCTTTTTGTCGGCGTTAATGATTGACGGAACAGATGATTGCACAGTGAACCAACACAGGCAACTGACACCTCGAGTATCTGGTAGTTAAGGAAAACAACGCTTGCATCAAGCTAACGTTAACGGTTGGGTTAACAGCTAACGGGAGCTAGCAGGAACATTAGGTAGCTCCGGGGTTTCAACGGTCAAGAGATGGCCAGTAATCCCGCCGCGGGCTGCCTGGCTAACGGGGAAAACAAACCGGGCCGAGGGTCCGGTTCTGGCTGCTCCAGTCGCCACCGGACCGAGTCAGAGTGCGATGTGGCCCCGACTCTCAAAAGCTTAGCTCGGCTGTGCAGCAGGGACGAAGAGGAGCGAGCAACGGCTCTGGAGGAGCTCAGCCAAGGGGTGCTGCTGTGTTTGGGACTGGACCAGCCCGGTTCGGCACGTCTGAGTGAACTAACACTGCTACACCTGCTCCGGTTGTCCCGGTCGTGCCCGCTGCAAGAGGTTCGGGGGAGAGCAACCGAGCTGCTGCGCACCGCACAGGTAATGTTGGGATCTGGGATACTAGTCTCAATGTTTCTGCTTTATCATACTAGTTCAACAGCAGTGGGTAAACTTTTCCTACCAGATATATATCCACAGGTTGTTTATGTGCTTTCGCTTCTTATCAGGAAACAACAAGATAATGTGAATGAGTGATTATTGGTCGAAGCTGATTGGTCATATCAGCTGATtaccagtggtggaagaagtattcagtGTCCTGCATATACAATCTCACTTAGGTCAAAGTAAAAAAGTATCATCAATATGTACTTAAAGTATACAAAGTAAAGTAAGCATTGTTCAGAACACGTGTCTTTTATGTGTTATGTGACATTTCTAGATAATATTGTTTGCATAAAGTAGCATTTGCTGTTGTAAACAAAGTTCtgattgtctttttttttttgaatatttaaataatttgaCTCTTTTTGGACTTAAAGAGTAAGTCCACCAGTTTGATTTTTAGAGATGTATTTTGTTAAAAGTAGTTCAAGTAGTtacaattacattatgtccctttttaaatgtagtggagtagaagtataaagtagcattaaCTAGAATTACTCAAGTAAagaacctcaaaattgtacttaagtacagtaaatgttacttcccacctctgctgatTACCACTTTTCTATGAGGTTGCTGCATATTTCATCAGACATCGAACCGTATGAGGTGATGCAACACGGGGCTGCGCACAAACAAGTAGCCGGACACGCCCCCTCTCGGCGCCCTGAACCCTGCCTGAAACACACCGGACACATCCCCCGATCCCTTTCACAGCCCACTGGAGATTCTAGAAATATACAAACAAGTCACACTGCGACTGACGCACTTACAGTTTATGTGTCTTCTTTGTTGTAAATACTAAGCGGTGACTTTCTGGTGTGGTTCTTCCGATCATGTCGGTGAGTTTGATTTTAACGCATGCTTTGTGCAGATTTTCTGATCGGCGAGTTATGGAACGGTCTCCAGTTACAGTACGTTAGTCTAGTAATGAGCAAAGGGGTTGCAGCTGCATGCAGCTATCCCCATTTTCTTATTCTTTTAATAATATGTGTGATATCTGCATTCTTGATGTATTCTGAATCCTAGAGAGAAAGACTATCCAACCCTTCAGTTAAGTAGTTTGCTCCACCTTGTACATTTGTTTTTGATGTGAGGTCATGTACAACATGTACACGAATGTACAGCAAATGACATGTATCTGTACCTCTGTACACCATTTCAGCCGTTGTAAAGAATATAGTTTTACAAAAGGTATAATTgtattaagtacagtacttgtgaATGTACTTTAGTTACTTAACATCACTGCAAACAGTCCTTAGTTCCAGCTCCTCGGTTGTGAGGTTTCGCTGGTTTTCTTTGACTCAATATATTAATGTTTTGGACTGTTGATCAGACCAATAACAATTTGAGGACATTTTTATGGGCTGCAGTAGATCAAAGCATACATCTATTATGTCATTTTCAGATGAATCCgaattaaaaatgtattttcatttcaCTGTTTAATGAACTTGATGCTCCTTTCTAGGAACAAGGTGTTGAAGTTCCCCAGGCTCTGGCATCGGGCCCAAGCGCCTTCATTCCTGCGAAAGAGGTGTGTTAGACTTGTTTAAAAGTCCATTTATTTGCTTCATTATTAATTCATTCCCAAAAGAAAATTCTTGTCTGAATTGTTTTTGAGATTCATCTTTGTAAAGGGTTATGACGAGGTCCCAAGAAATGGCCTTGTTTTTCTTCCTACAGGAGTAGATCCCATGAAGCATGGGGCAGTGTGTAAGATAAGACGAGATAAGATAAagctttattaatccctgttgGAAAATCCAGGTGTCATAACGAAACAGTAATGATATCGAAACACAGTAGCCTATACACAGCAGAATGTTGATCACAATTGTTGTTTTCCTTTTAGCCATGTAATGTTGTTTGATTAAACTAATTGTAAAAGAGATGTGGTTTAACaatttgctaatattagaaGTTTAGCTCACTATTCTGCTGCAATACTGCACTGCCTGTTGCTTCATGTCATCAAGAGAAGCAACAACAGAGATATATTGCAAATGCTGATGACTACAATTTGTAATTTCACATGTGACTCACTCCAAGTGTTCCACTGGAGGAAATGGGAGTGTTATATCTGCCAATTTTCTAACTAAACAAGTAGCATTTTAGAGCGGATCCTTAGCAATAGGTTGTCACGCATCAAAACAATATTATGTATATTTAattgtaaacatatattttgcTTGCCCTTCCTCTTCAGATTTTGAAAGAAGGTCCATACCAGGACATCCTCATCGAATCGTTCCTTTCAATCGGTCGCGTGGACCACATCACCATGGTGATGGCGCTGCACCCTGCATACCTGAGCTGCTTTTTGAGGACCCAGCATGCCTTGTTGGAGATGGATGGCCCCTTGCCCCGTCACTGGAGACATTACATTGTTGTTATGGTAAGAAAACCTCAATATATGATTATTAACTAGTGACACATGTCAGAGCTCTCAGATGACCCCATGTGCACTCATGAATGTAAAAGGGTTCCAATATCTTAcacagacatttaaaaaaacatgtcaaaTCAAAGGTTGCATTGACTTAATATTTTT
This region includes:
- the matn1 gene encoding cartilage matrix protein — translated: MTPTPLFFLLLLGLMGARATVDLRMAAAMAAGLCKTRPTDIVFIVDSSRSVRPSEFEQVKVFLAKVIEGLDVGPNATRVGVVNYASRVKSEVSLKTHRTKAGLIKAVTKIEPLSTGTMTGLAIQFALNVAFSESEGARVKSPDISKVAIIVTDGRPQDNVKEVALRARDAGIEIFAIGVGRVDMNTLKQMASDPLDDHVDYVESYSVIEKLTKKFQEAFCACSNAATDVVFLIDGSKSVRPENFELVKKWINQIVDKLDVSEAKAHVGLVQYSSSVRQEFPLGRFNNKKDLKDAVKKMAYMERGTMTGQALRYLTDNSFSAGGGARPGVAKVGIVFTDGRSQDYIGDAAKKAKEQGYKMYAVGVGNAVEDELKEIASEPTGEHYFYTADFKAMTQIAKKLQINICQEEDPCECDSLVKFQKKVEDALQALTKKYILYNG